The following proteins are co-located in the Paenibacillus sp. JNUCC32 genome:
- a CDS encoding S-layer homology domain-containing protein, which translates to MKKYSNKLAAMMLAAALGTATLPFHVLQAEAAQAPLAAQDIEQAVQGLSQLRVMQGYQDGTMGITSPITRAELAKMLVLAFGLEGKGQTEPSFTDVKSNAWYERYATELVALDIMQAPDGRFDPRGSVTHAELVQMVSKALKRDAKSVDYWAERFYSEEGHATRGQAAYLISIAHDAIPSEKAKITSVRALNAITLIVTFDAPLTSDDEAFAKAKEDFKFNDGLALTNMPRLKTGSISTYIVPTSVQKPGTSYTLTYKGKTAGTFTGNSTKLDMTEARQVTQDTFELEALKENGVVDYGYVISAYSGGRGANAFVLDENNSADGKVYQIISSGQAREVTITPAGGQPIVAKYVPFTQSTDGKQEPKFRLPEGQTLTPGVTYTISSDWAQIANPSFVAGSFAPLDIVGAEAVSDSSIAITLSEDPGDELFSGRSVELTDADGNQHIATYKYSSRKGAVGIFDLTQESKLKPGSTYTIKPVGEWAGETDASLTVN; encoded by the coding sequence ATGAAGAAGTATTCGAATAAACTGGCGGCCATGATGCTGGCCGCCGCACTGGGAACGGCGACGCTTCCGTTTCATGTTCTGCAGGCCGAAGCTGCACAAGCGCCGCTCGCTGCCCAAGATATAGAGCAAGCCGTTCAAGGGCTGTCCCAGCTGCGCGTGATGCAGGGTTACCAAGACGGCACGATGGGGATAACAAGTCCGATCACACGGGCGGAGCTGGCGAAAATGCTGGTGCTTGCGTTTGGTCTTGAAGGCAAAGGGCAGACAGAGCCAAGCTTCACGGATGTGAAATCTAACGCGTGGTATGAGCGGTACGCAACAGAGCTGGTAGCACTAGATATTATGCAGGCACCGGACGGACGTTTTGATCCAAGGGGAAGCGTTACCCATGCCGAACTGGTACAGATGGTGTCTAAGGCTCTGAAACGAGATGCGAAGTCCGTGGATTACTGGGCTGAGCGTTTTTATTCCGAGGAGGGCCATGCCACTCGAGGTCAGGCTGCCTATTTGATCAGCATTGCACATGACGCAATACCGTCGGAAAAAGCAAAAATCACGAGCGTCCGCGCACTGAATGCCATCACCTTGATCGTCACCTTTGATGCTCCATTGACATCGGACGATGAGGCGTTTGCCAAAGCCAAAGAAGATTTTAAATTTAACGACGGTCTTGCCCTGACGAATATGCCGCGTCTGAAGACGGGTTCTATTTCCACCTATATCGTTCCAACTTCCGTTCAAAAACCGGGGACATCGTATACGCTGACCTATAAAGGGAAAACAGCAGGTACATTTACAGGAAACAGCACGAAGCTGGACATGACCGAGGCCAGACAGGTCACCCAGGATACATTTGAATTGGAGGCGCTCAAGGAGAATGGCGTCGTCGACTACGGTTATGTTATTTCCGCTTATAGCGGAGGCCGCGGAGCCAATGCCTTCGTATTGGATGAGAATAACAGCGCCGATGGCAAGGTCTATCAGATCATATCTTCTGGTCAAGCCAGGGAAGTTACGATTACGCCTGCAGGCGGACAACCCATCGTGGCCAAATACGTACCCTTCACCCAATCCACCGACGGCAAGCAAGAGCCGAAATTCCGATTGCCGGAAGGCCAGACGTTGACGCCGGGCGTTACCTACACCATTTCTTCGGACTGGGCACAGATCGCCAATCCGTCATTCGTTGCAGGATCGTTTGCTCCGCTGGACATCGTCGGAGCCGAGGCAGTCAGCGACAGTTCCATAGCCATCACGTTGTCCGAGGATCCGGGGGATGAGCTGTTCTCCGGCCGGAGCGTGGAATTGACCGACGCTGACGGCAATCAACACATTGCGACCTATAAATATTCAAGCCGAAAAGGAGCCGTAGGCATATTCGATTTGACGCAGGAAAGTAAATTGAAGCCGGGATCGACGTATACCATCAAACCTGTAGGCGAGTGGGCAGGAGAAACCGATGCGTCCCTGACCGTCAATTAA
- a CDS encoding response regulator transcription factor: MATRILIIEDETTIAQLERDYFELNGFAVDLCHTGDEGLKLALNEDYSLIIVDLQLPGMNGYELCSHIRKNKEVPILIVSAKNEEIDKIRAFNLGADDYITKPFSPSELVARAKAHLMRYVRLLGKQSPSPSSEIHIRGLVIDKTARRVFVRNQEVAFTTREFNLLEFLASHPNRVFNKHELFERIWGMDSSGDIATVTVHVRKLREKMELDPSNPQYIETVWGAGYRFSV; encoded by the coding sequence ATGGCCACACGCATTCTCATCATCGAAGACGAAACGACCATCGCCCAGTTGGAGCGGGATTATTTTGAGCTGAACGGTTTTGCCGTCGATTTATGCCATACGGGTGACGAGGGCTTGAAGCTTGCGCTTAACGAGGACTACAGCCTCATCATTGTGGACCTTCAGCTTCCCGGCATGAATGGCTACGAGTTGTGCAGCCATATCAGGAAAAACAAGGAGGTCCCGATTCTGATCGTATCCGCCAAGAATGAGGAGATCGATAAAATCCGTGCATTTAATCTCGGTGCCGACGATTACATTACCAAGCCTTTTAGCCCGAGCGAATTAGTCGCAAGAGCCAAAGCCCATTTGATGAGATATGTAAGGCTTCTGGGCAAGCAAAGTCCGAGTCCAAGCTCGGAAATTCATATCCGGGGCCTGGTCATCGACAAAACGGCGCGAAGGGTGTTCGTACGCAATCAGGAAGTCGCGTTTACGACCCGGGAATTTAATTTGCTTGAATTTCTGGCGAGCCATCCGAACCGGGTGTTCAACAAACATGAATTGTTCGAACGGATTTGGGGCATGGATTCCAGCGGGGATATCGCTACCGTCACCGTTCACGTCCGAAAGCTGCGCGAAAAGATGGAGCTGGATCCATCCAACCCGCAGTACATTGAAACGGTATGGGGAGCAGGCTATCGTTTTTCGGTCTGA